A region of Vibrio porteresiae DSM 19223 DNA encodes the following proteins:
- a CDS encoding exonuclease domain-containing protein: MLQAIKRHFSPIHRIYQYHELGAQRGDWPEGLAHFFATPLPDVKEFIGELSLLAFDFETSGVDAQHDQILSIGWVPLAQQTIDIGASEELFVRHTEYVNARSAEIHQLTPHALANGIELDQAMDQLFAQLAGKVALVHGASIEKAFIDHYMQTRFGFECLPCLWVDTLMIEKELTFSGKTHAHTSLQLSDLRADYRLPNYTAHSAGIDALATAELLIAQLKTIFKGHSPRLEKLICR, translated from the coding sequence ATGTTACAAGCAATCAAACGTCATTTCAGTCCTATTCACCGTATTTACCAATACCATGAGTTGGGAGCACAAAGAGGCGATTGGCCAGAGGGGCTAGCCCATTTTTTTGCTACGCCGTTACCCGATGTGAAGGAGTTTATCGGTGAATTGTCGCTGTTGGCGTTTGATTTTGAAACCTCAGGTGTGGACGCGCAACACGATCAGATTTTGAGTATCGGTTGGGTGCCTTTAGCTCAGCAAACCATTGATATTGGCGCCAGTGAAGAGCTGTTTGTGCGTCACACTGAATACGTTAATGCCCGCTCGGCTGAGATTCATCAATTGACGCCTCATGCGTTAGCTAACGGCATCGAACTTGACCAAGCGATGGATCAACTCTTTGCCCAACTCGCGGGTAAAGTGGCCTTGGTGCATGGCGCTTCCATCGAGAAAGCGTTTATTGATCACTATATGCAAACGCGTTTTGGTTTTGAGTGCCTGCCTTGCTTGTGGGTGGATACGTTAATGATTGAGAAAGAGCTCACTTTTTCTGGAAAAACTCACGCTCATACCAGTTTACAGCTCAGTGATTTGCGCGCAGATTATCGGTTACCGAATTACACCGCTCATTCGGCAGGGATCGATGCGTTAGCGACTGCTGAGTTATTGATAGCCCAGCTTAAAACCATTTTTAAAGGCCATTCTCCTCGCCTAGAAAAATTAATTTGTCGCTAA
- a CDS encoding 2OG-Fe(II) oxygenase, with the protein MSLDKLMTAIADQGWYVWDDFLTTQQVRELRETIPANWNKAKIGRNDDAHRDSERRSDKIQWLKTDMGLPVQDYLERMEQIRLQVNREFFLGLFEYEAHFAKYEAGDFYEKHYDSFQGNTNRRLTTVFYLNENWTEENGGELKIYDKQDRLIDTLAPQAGRLIVFLSEEFPHEVCVSHAQRYSIAGWFRINGVTEDRLDIAR; encoded by the coding sequence ATGTCGTTAGATAAACTGATGACTGCTATTGCTGATCAAGGTTGGTACGTTTGGGATGATTTCCTGACGACGCAACAAGTTCGTGAGTTACGTGAGACCATTCCTGCCAATTGGAATAAAGCTAAAATTGGCCGTAATGATGACGCTCATCGTGATAGTGAACGTCGTAGTGACAAAATTCAGTGGTTGAAGACCGATATGGGTCTGCCAGTGCAGGACTATCTCGAAAGGATGGAGCAGATTCGACTGCAAGTGAACCGTGAATTTTTCTTAGGCTTGTTTGAGTACGAAGCGCATTTTGCTAAATACGAAGCCGGTGATTTCTATGAAAAACACTACGACTCTTTTCAAGGTAATACCAACCGTCGACTGACGACTGTTTTCTATCTAAATGAAAATTGGACGGAGGAAAACGGTGGCGAGCTTAAAATCTACGATAAACAAGATAGGTTGATTGATACACTTGCACCTCAAGCTGGGCGATTGATTGTGTTCTTGTCGGAAGAGTTTCCGCATGAAGTGTGTGTTAGCCATGCGCAGCGTTACAGTATCGCTGGATGGTTTCGCATTAACGGTGTGACGGAAGATCGCTTAGATATTGCCCGCTAA
- the speG gene encoding spermidine N1-acetyltransferase: MSTTLSLRALERGDLRFIHDLNNNRNIMAYWFEEPYESFDELEELYNKHIHDNAERRFVVENENKELVGLVELIEINYIHRSAEFQIIIAPDHQGKRFATTLINKALDYSFTILNLHKIYLHVAVENEKAVHLYDKCGFVEEGHLVQEFFINGRYQDVKRMYILQNDYLNRIRNN, encoded by the coding sequence ATGAGTACAACCCTAAGTTTACGTGCTTTAGAACGTGGTGACTTACGCTTTATCCACGACTTAAATAACAACCGCAACATTATGGCGTATTGGTTTGAAGAGCCTTACGAGTCGTTCGACGAGTTGGAAGAGCTTTACAACAAGCATATCCACGATAATGCTGAGCGACGCTTTGTGGTAGAGAACGAAAACAAAGAGCTCGTAGGGTTAGTGGAACTGATTGAAATTAACTACATTCACCGTAGCGCTGAATTCCAAATTATTATTGCACCGGACCATCAGGGCAAACGCTTTGCGACTACGCTGATCAACAAAGCGCTCGACTACTCATTCACTATTTTGAACCTGCATAAAATCTACTTACACGTTGCGGTGGAGAATGAAAAAGCAGTGCATCTCTATGATAAATGTGGTTTTGTCGAGGAGGGGCATCTGGTGCAGGAGTTCTTCATTAATGGTCGCTATCAAGACGTTAAGCGCATGTACATTTTGCAAAACGACTACCTTAACCGCATCAGAAACAACTAG